One stretch of Brevibacillus laterosporus DNA includes these proteins:
- a CDS encoding S-adenosylmethionine decarboxylase, which translates to MYKRIMHEGKACYGKHVLVHMEKCNENILSIDVVKEFITKLVKDIDMVAFGDCHCYRFGDGEEIGLSAIQLIYTSSITLHTNDLHREGYLDVFSCKDFSEEQVRQSIIDVFGPENVQYQVIIRE; encoded by the coding sequence ATGTACAAACGTATTATGCACGAAGGTAAAGCTTGCTATGGAAAACATGTTTTGGTTCACATGGAAAAATGCAACGAGAACATCCTTAGCATCGATGTGGTCAAAGAATTCATTACCAAACTCGTTAAAGACATCGACATGGTCGCCTTCGGTGATTGTCACTGCTACCGCTTCGGTGACGGTGAAGAAATCGGTCTTTCTGCAATACAACTGATCTACACCAGTAGCATTACCCTCCACACCAACGACCTGCACCGCGAGGGTTACCTCGATGTCTTCTCTTGCAAAGACTTTTCTGAGGAGCAGGTTAGACAAAGCATCATTGATGTGTTTGGGCCTGAAAATGTCCAATATCAAGTTATTATCCGTGAATAA